In a genomic window of Carassius carassius chromosome 43, fCarCar2.1, whole genome shotgun sequence:
- the LOC132125306 gene encoding anoctamin-10-like, translated as MTSQKEPQEGLSAPAKVTGPSSWSRVSCPCCISNHIEPLVLIQLAENIQPITKQWIMSVISAPVKAGGAQLLVHPGEDMKGDMIVVAAPRCTLLRVTEDLGLCKTYQDGNMTSFSFEDRENFCKSDNMQQFLTLAERQYIVKHELDSMRAIEDQRIPGIPAPKGKLKSRESILQKLEKAGVIRNITPLHKQKLLSDLGKQWYSHKSLWGQPLDTIHAYFGGTIAYYFSFLDFYTLSLFPPAILGIFITFFLPSANFSSGNKTESAPAPPKDGDDQPSVSSYMVQAVFSMLWSTVFMELWKRRSAALSYRWGTFNLAEQFQEPRPGFHGELGNNPVTGRLEPLFPEWKRNLRIGLVSLPVVGVFLGLVLMGMGGFYFFERLVSNWHKASGSYFTVPLLYIPSISHIVYTNALGNIYRNVALKLTEAENHREESSFDYHHTTKVLVFTFFNNFAVLFHIAFFKEDMPLLRKRLSSLLIVTQVVNQFTEVVVPFLVDRFLTSADRNLKEDDPEVDHLQAQGSLPAFPGLFAEYIELLVQFGYLSLFSCVYPLTAPLLLLNNLTEIRTDAYKLCKLFNKPFSAPVANMGVWQTAFEMLSFISVISNCWLLLLSPRVKELTEDAGLSSSKVLVIAVIVEHALIIMKMILAFMIPDEPDWVRIKREQIEYQSMQALKKQRIMRSRVADKVPLKA; from the exons ATGACATCCCAGAAGGAACCTCAGGAGGGGCTTTCAGCCCCAGCCAAGGTGACAGGACCCAGCTCCTGGTCCCGGGTCAGCTGCCCCTGCTGTATCTCCAATCACATAGAGCCTCTGGTTCTGATCCAGCTGGCTGAGAACATCCAGCCCATCACCAAACAGTGGATCATGTCTGTGATATCTGCTCCTGTGAAGGCTGGAG GGGCTCAGCTGTTAGTTCACCCCGGTGAGGACATGAAAGGGGACATGATAGTTGTGGCGGCCCCTCGCTGTACCCTTCTCAGAGTGACTGAGGACCTGGGCCTCTGCAAAACCTACCAGGATGGAAACATGACGTCCTTCTCCTTTGAGGACCGTGAAAACTTTTGCAAAAGTG ACAACATGCAGCAGTTCCTGACGCTGGCCGAGAGGCAGTACATCGTCAAACATGAACTGGATTCCATGAGAGCCATAGAGGACCAGCGTATCCCAGGAATCCCAGCACCCAAAGGGAAGCTGAAATCCAGAGAGAGCATCT TACAGAAGCTGGAGAAAGCAGGCGTGATTCGTAACATCACTCCTCTTCATAAGCAGAAGCTGCTGTCGGATCTGGGGAAGCAGTGGTACTCTCACAAGAGTCTGTGGGGGCAGCCTTtag ACACCATCCACGCTTATTTTGGTGGCACTATAGCCTATTATTTCAGCTTCCTGGACTTCTACACTTTGTCATTATTTCCTCCAGCCATCCTCGGCATCTTCATCACATTTTTCCTCCCCAGTGCAAACTTCTCCAGTGGAAATAAAACTGAGAGTGCGCCGGCACCACCGAAGGACGGCGATGACCAGCCTTCAGTCAGCTCCTACATGGTGCAGGCAGTCTTCAGCATGCTGTGGTCCACGGTGTTCATGGAGCTGTGGAAGAGGAGGAGCGCAGCTTTATCCTACCGCTGGGGCACTTTCAATTTAGCCGAACAATTTCAAGAGCCCCGACCGGGTTTCCACGGAGAACTCGGCAACAATCCGGTCACGGGCAGACTGGAGCCACTGTTTCCTGAATGGAAGAGGAACCTTAGGATAGGTCTGGTGTCATTGCCTGTGGTCGGGGTGTTTTTGGGTCTGGTGCTCATGGGGATGGGAGGTTTCTACTTCTTTGAGCGGCTGGTCTCAAACTGGCACAAAGCATCTGGATCATACTTCACAGTACCCTTGTTATATATCCCTTCAATAAGCCATATTGTCTACACTAATGCGCTGGGGAATATATATCGCAACGTGGCCTTGAAGCTAACAGAAGCAG AAAATCACAGGGAGGAATCATCTTTTGACTATCATCACACCACCAAAGTCCTTGTG TTCACCTTTTTTAATAACTTTGCTGTGCTGTTCCACATCGCCTTCTTCAAAGAGGACATGCCTCTTCTGCGCAAG AGGCTTTCCTCTCTCCTGATCGTGACTCAAGTGGTCAATCAGTTCACTGAAGTGGTGGTCCCTTTCCTGGTGGACCGTTTCCTCACATCTGCAGACAGGAACCTGAAGGAAGATGATCCAGAGGTGGACCATCTCCAGGCTCAGGGCAGTCTGCCGGCTTTCCCA GGCCTGTTTGCTGAGTACATCGAGCTGCTGGTTCAGTTTGGCTACTTGAGCCTTTTCTCTTGTGTTTATCCCCTCACTGCCCCTCTGTTACTGCTCAACAACCTCACAGAGATCCGCACAGACGCCTACAAGCTCTGCAAGCTCTTCAACAAGCCCTTTTCCGCCCCTGTGGCCAACATGGGAGTATGGCAG ACGGCGTTTGAGATGCTGAGTTTCATCTCAGTCATATCTAACTGTTGGCTGCTGCTTCTTTCACCACGTGTGAAGGAACTCACAGAGGACGCCGGTCTCAGCAGCAGCAAAGTTCTCGTCATTGCCGTCATTGTAGAG CATGCCCTGATCATAATGAAGATGATTTTGGCCTTCATGATCCCCGATGAACCGGATTGGGTCCGAATCAAGAGAGAACAAATTGAATATCAATCTATGCAGGCGCTTAAAAAACAG AGGATCATGCGCTCTCGTGTGGCGGATAAAGTCCCTTTGAAGGCCTAA